A window of the Plasmodium vinckei vinckei genome assembly, chromosome: PVVCY_08 genome harbors these coding sequences:
- a CDS encoding lysine decarboxylase, putative — protein MYGNNMFENRNTENDYMNTNNSTMDIDTESGVYLDKERKNQFDTYPFNLKQNKSVILKRMRRRNKYENIDLLEKYININNATNVCSLRIKLWEALMLYVNKVNVELIYFIINCLEEIEVYWGEEAKNALQDIISLINDKKYKEVSNKIGEILSSLSVTSGKVNDDSQFFYTLIVSGKREEYHNNNLNINNNNINMNTNNNYNSNNNNSNYFNSDLSCELNKFLQYEQNRFSNQNNNKKLEYKIVEVNNAKEALLACLINPQILSVVLVDNLIIDDETKNDSNNNNNLFFNFNDNNSLNKNYIMNYNMPNNFKAKQNMCYNNVMNNGGISCGASNNDHTKMSEKKSRNSRDGINSNDGETTSNNCINRDETRSDDRSSNSSRWNSARNNTSNIGDKNLTRNRIFLKNDYKFDIGDFVLGYDQLVSAPLEKMKKGYNSLVILIKSIAYIRSSVDIFCVCTSITLDKLRSVNNKIIRIFTTHDDHSDLHESILDGVKKKIKTPFFNALKLYAERPIGVFHALAISKGNSVRRSRWIQSLLDFYGVNLFKAESSATCGGLDSLLDPHGSLKEAQIMAARAYGSKYCFFVTNGTSSSNKIVMQALVKPGDIILVDRACHKSHHYGFVLCQALPCYLDPYPISRYGIYGAIPIYVIKKTLLEYRNSNKLHLVKMIILTNCTFDGIVYNVKRVMEECLAIKSDLIFLFDEAWFAYACFHPILKFRTAMAVAEKMRSKEHKKLYYKIHNKLLKKFGNVKSLNDVPSDTLLKTRLYPNPAEYKVRVYATQSIHKSLTSLRQGSVILISDDNFESDAYTPFKEAYYTHMSTSPNYQILATLDAGRAQMELEGYGLVEKQVEAAFLIRRELSEDPMISRYFRILNEDDLIPDSLRQCCIAYMNAGNTNRRNGKKKHNHRKKTKKGKKNRDHEKESDNDRNQHDEINTQKQFLMDHDSYSSRYNSANASYSCISSKHAKGGMSEPLGNMKCNAHRNNSNNIPPSECINQGYVGNTYMKNKLGNNVCPSNDLPNNGIISNRNNGENEMNNFKKCNDKNDERNINGEDTINCTSNFENEQYKDRKMGNEVEKTTNKKSINKKNESYKYINSITNDSSSNCDENTVKCVCADCIKNENIDKVNDETRSRCSDSESSDDCDEIDIYDKDKLCSKSNSINNFLEYFECSWLSEDEFVLDPTRITLFTGYSGIDGDTFKVKWLMDKYGIQINKTSINSVLFQTNIGTTGSSCLFLKSCLSLISQELDQKKTLFNERDLNHFNESVYNLVYNYIELSQFSDFHPLFKKKYKDSNGKDSNIFNREGDLRKAFYLAYEEDYVEYILMADLKERVKHNEMVVSASFIIPYPPGFPVLVPGQIISNEILNYLSGLSVKEIHGYDENIGFRCFYNFILNYFDNVIISDPYGYYQKIDKKLYDKLKHESLRQEKQKNIENSYYIYVYDNQKNRMKKLYLFNGNTNSSDKSIIADNFMDDEGASYSIVCSDANNGTAFTNNNTFSLVNSNNMRKNTRSHSKNINNNVTSEIHYRDNDEDMYKGDNKNINIIPPNFISTKNKMNNEQESFCKTGFNQNVGKNYDEKNIDSINFTKTLDNDESSTKNNLDNMHLASEKKKIYGHVLKKNSNKKYVLKGKEIKRHYCISNEKKNNKYNMLLTKMKNDGSEIPKNEMCLNNNSFTNMQNHDFDHKTNRLIRENYFHDNTYKKSEQNNNDFDSQVNMKREDHYSVNADNNIETASTHYNKINICNNEESKNPENMGNHTKSEFGNAQKISKNINCCPNNRHSSCLTNESKEYFNKMSEYMQGNHQNTNTNSLLDMHYMKKFSKFNKSDDGKYNKKSNSYCLNKKMNTSNIIMDRKITKNDLLVEYRNGLNGNDEKLNNDRALNNYVRGSGREKGNYSDYSNSSKRLNKTTYTKRDGENIQKEMNNVTNESSYGPSNKLLNINNSCFNRHEENYNNDNEKENCDDASTNYVTKDMQEMNEGNVNTNNYSNCNCTNNDETENNRNCNNIKCGQNNNRNQSNTLCCMQDGECKHVDGNSNIGHVNISNVQVKNEIKLCVNNFHINENDMQVNSIIVEKDTDKNSIRKLNTLNNNSYINNLITNVDDDTYIHKEGNFFLECALTNSEINCSSFDMDISLNNAYGNEGNNDTKECRNYEGDKKNNF, from the coding sequence ATGTATGGAAACAATATGTTTGAAAATAGGAATACAGAGAATGATTATATGAATACAAATAACAGCACGATGGATATAGATACAGAATCTGGGGTTTACCTTGATAAAGAAAGAAAGAATCAATTTGATACATATCCATTTAATTTGAAACAAAATAAGTCagtaattttaaaaaggaTGAGAAGAaggaataaatatgaaaatattgatttgctagagaaatatattaatattaacaatGCTACAAATGTATGTTCATTACGAATAAAATTATGGGAAGCTCTTATGCTTTATGTTAATAAAGTAAATGttgaattaatttattttataataaattgtttAGAAGAAATAGAAGTATATTGGGGTGAAGAAGCGAAAAATGCTTTACAAGACATAATAAGCTTAATAaatgacaaaaaatataaagaagtTTCAAATAAGATTGgagaaatattatcaagTTTATCAGTAACAAGCGGGAAAGTAAATGACGATagtcaatttttttacacattGATAGTGTCAGGTAAAAGAGAAGaatatcataataataacttgaacattaacaataataatataaacatgAATACTAATAACAattataatagtaataataataatagcaaTTATTTCAATTCTGACTTATCATgtgaattaaataaatttttacagTATGAGCAAAACCGATTTtcaaatcaaaataataataaaaaattagaatataaaatagttgAAGTAAATAATGCAAAAGAAGCATTATTAGCTTGTCTAATAAATCCACAAATTTTATCTGTAGTATTAGTAgacaatttaataatagatgatgaaacaaaaaatgatagtaataataacaacaatctattttttaattttaatgataacaattcattaaataaaaattatataatgaattataatatgccaaataattttaaagcaaaacaaaatatgtgCTATAACAATGTTATGAATAACGGGGGTATATCATGTGGTGCAAGTAACAATGATCACACAAAGAtgagtgaaaaaaaatcaagaAATAGCCGAGATGGCATAAATAGCAACGATGGTGAAACTACTAGCAACAATTGTATTAATAGAGACGAAACTAGAAGTGATGATAGAAGCAGCAATAGCAGTAGATGGAATAGTGCCCGAAACAACACATCTAATATTGGAGACAAAAATTTGACGAGAAatcgtatttttttaaaaaatgactACAAGTTCGATATCGGTGATTTTGTGTTAGGTTATGATCAATTGGTATCTGCTCctttagaaaaaatgaaaaagggATATAATAGTTtagtaatattaattaaaagtaTAGCTTATATTAGAAGTTCTGtagatatattttgtgtTTGTACATCTATAACATTAGATAAATTAAGAtctgtaaataataaaataataagaattTTTACAACACATGATGATCATAGTGATTTGCATGAGTCTATATTAGATggagtaaaaaaaaaaataaaaacgccattttttaatgcgctaaaattatatgcagAAAGACCTATAGGTGTATTTCACGCATTAGCTATAAGTAAAGGCAATAGTGTAAGAAGGAGCAGATGGATACAATCTTTACTCGATTTTTATGGggttaatttatttaaagcTGAATCTAGTGCAACTTGTGGTGGTTTAGATTCCCTTTTAGATCCACATGGATCATTAAAGGAAGCACAGATAATGGCTGCAAGGGCATATGGTAGTAAATATTGCTTTTTCGTTACTAATGGTACATCTAGCtctaataaaattgttatgCAAGCATTAGTTAAACCAGGGGATATAATATTAGTTGATAGAGCATGCCACAAATCACATCATTATGGATTTGTTTTATGCCAAGCATTACCTTGTTATTTAGATCCATACCCAATATCTCGATACGGAATATATGGTGCAATACCGATATATGTAATTAAAAAGACCTTACTAGAATATAGGAATAGTAATAAATTGCATCttgtaaaaatgataatattgaCAAATTGCACATTTGATGGAATCGTTTACAATGTAAAAAGAGTTATGGAAGAGTGCTTAGCGATTAAATCGgatttgatatttttatttgatgaaGCATGGTTTGCTTATGCTTGTTTCCACCCAATTCTAAAATTTAGAACAGCTATGGCTGTAGCTGAAAAAATGAGAAGTAAagaacataaaaaattatattataaaatacataacaaattgttaaaaaaatttggtAATGTAAAAAGTCTAAATGATGTACCCAGTGATACATTACTTAAAACGCGATTATATCCAAATCCTGCAGAATATAAAGTCAGAGTATATGCAACTCAATCGATACACAAATCGTTGACATCCTTAAGACAGGGCAGTGTCATATTAATAAGTGATGATAATTTTGAATCTGATGCATATACACCTTTTAAAGAAGCATATTATACGCATATGTCAACATCCCCTAATTATCAGATTTTAGCAACTTTAGATGCAGGACGGGCTCAGATGGAATTAGAAGGATATGGGTTAGTAGAAAAACAAGTAGAAGCagcatttttaataaggCGTGAATTAAGTGAAGATCCTATGATATCTAGATATTTTAGAATTTTGAATGAGGATGATTTAATACCTGATAGTTTGAGGCAATGTTGCATTGCTTATATGAATGCTGGAAATACAAATAGgagaaatggaaaaaaaaagcacaatcacagaaaaaaaacaaaaaaaggcAAGAAAAATAGAGATCACGAAAAAGAAAGTGATAATGATAGAAATCAACATGATGAAATAAACACCCAGAAGCAATTTCTCATGGATCATGATTCCTACAGTTCCAGATATAACAGTGCCAATGCCAGTTATTCTTGTATTTCTAGTAAGCACGCTAAAGGAGGTATGTCAGAACCGCTTGGAAATATGAAATGCAATGCACATAGgaataattcaaataacATTCCACCATCTGAATGCATTAATCAAGGATATGTGGGAAATACttatatgaaaaacaaACTTGGAAATAATGTATGCCCCTCTAATGATTTGCCTAATAATGGAATAATATCTAATAGAAATAACGGCGAAAATGAAATGAATAATTTCAAGAAAtgtaatgataaaaatgacgAAAGGAACATAAATGGTGAAGATACAATAAATTGTACATCAAATTTCGAAAATGAGCAATACAAAGATAGAAAAATGGGAAATGAAGTTGAGAAAACAACGAACAAAAAgagtataaataaaaaaaatgaaagttataaatatataaattcaatAACAAATGATAGTAGTAGCAATTGTGATGAAAATACCGTAAAATGTGTGTGCGCAGATTGTATaaagaatgaaaatattgataaGGTTAATGACGAAACTCGTAGTAGATGCAGTGACAGTGAAAGTAGTGATGACTGCGATGaaattgatatatatgataaagaTAAATTATGTAGCAAATCAAAtagtattaataattttctgGAATATTTTGAATGTTCTTGGTTAAGTGAAGATGAATTTGTTTTAGACCCAACAAGAATAACGCTATTTACTGGATATTCCGGAATTGACGGTGATACATTTAAAGTAAAATGGCTAATGGACAAATATggaatacaaataaataagacGTCTATTAATAGTGTATTATTTCAGACAAATATTGGTACCACTGGTTCTTCATgcttatttttgaaaagttGTTTATCTTTAATTTCTCAAGAATTagatcaaaaaaaaacattatttaatgaaaGAGATTTGAATCACTTTAATGAAAGTGTATATAACTTAGTTTATAATTACATTGAATTATCTCAGTTTAGTGATTTTCATCCTTTgttcaaaaaaaagtataaggATTCGAATGGTAAAGatagtaatatttttaatagagAAGGTGATTTGAGAAAAGCTTTTTATCTAGCTTATGAAGAAGATTATgtagaatatatattaatggcAGATTTAAAAGAACGAGTGAAGCATAATGAAATGGTAGTGTCAGCTAGCTTTATTATTCCTTACCCTCCTGGTTTTCCTGTATTAGTACCAGGGCAAATAATTAGcaatgaaatattaaattatttatcgGGGCTTAGTGTTAAAGAAATACATGgatatgatgaaaatattggTTTTAGAtgtttttacaattttattttaaattattttgacaatgttattatttcaGATCCATATGgatattatcaaaaaatagataaaaagctttatgataaattaaaacatgAAAGTTTAAGAcaagaaaaacaaaaaaatatagaaaattcatattatatatatgtatatgataatcaaaaaaatagaatgaaaaagttatatttatttaatggaAATACTAACTCATCTGATAAATCAATTATTGCTGATAATTTTATGGATGATGAGGGTGCAAGCTATAGTATAGTTTGTTCTGATGCAAATAATGGAACTGcttttacaaataataatactttCTCTCTTGTTAATAGTAACAATATGAGAAAAAATACTAGATCTCATtcaaaaaacataaataataacgTGACTAGCGAAATACATTATCGTGATAATGATGAAGATATGTACAAAGGAGAtaataagaatataaatatcattCCCCCAAATTTTATCTCTacgaaaaataaaatgaataatgaGCAAGAAAGCTTTTGCAAAACCGGCTTTAATCAAAATGtgggaaaaaattatgatgagaaaaatattgatagtataaattttacaaaaactctggataatgatgaaagttctacaaaaaataatctgGACAATATGCATTTAGCTAgcgaaaagaaaaaaatatatgggcatgttttaaaaaagaattccaataaaaaatatgtcctaaaaggaaaagaaataaaaagacaTTATTGCATATCaaatgaaaagaaaaataataaatataatatgcttttaacgaaaatgaaaaatgatGGTTCTGAAATTCcgaaaaatgaaatgtGTTTAAACAATAATTCTTTTACGAATATGCAGAATCATGATTTTGATCATAAAACAAATCGGTTAATTCgagaaaattatttccatgacaatacttataaaaaatcagaacaaaataataacgaTTTTGATTCGCAGGTAAATATGAAAAGAGAAGATCATTATAGTGTTAATGCTGATAACAATATAGAAACGGCTAGCACGCattataacaaaataaatatctgTAATAATGAAGAGAGTAAAAACCCAGAAAATATGGGCAACCACACAAAAAGCGAATTTGGAAATGCTCAGAAAATTTctaaaaacataaattgtTGTCCAAATAATAGGCATAGTAGTTGCTTGACAAATGAAAGcaaagaatattttaataaaatgagtGAATATATGCAAGGTAATCATCAAAACACAAATACAAACTCCTTATTAGACATgcattatatgaaaaaattttctAAGTTTAATAAAAGTGACGATGGAAAATAcaacaaaaaaagtaaCTCATATTgcttaaataaaaaaatgaatacatctaatataataatggataggaaaataacaaaaaatgatttgtTAGTAGAATATAGAAATGGTTTAAATGGAAACGATGAAAAACTGAATAATGACAGGGCATTGAATAATTATGTAAGGGGTAGTGGAAGGGAAAAAGGAAATTATTCGGATTATTCAAATTCAAGCAAAAgattaaataaaactaCATATACAAAACGTGATGGTGAAAATATCCAAAAAGAAATGAATAATGTTACTAATGAAAGTTCATATGGGCCTAGCAACAAATTgctaaatataaataatagctGTTTTAACAGGCATgaggaaaattataataatgataacgAAAAGGAAAATTGCGATGATGCTTCTACTAATTATGTAACTAAAGATATGCAAGAAATGAACGAAGGAAATGTAAATACAAACAATTATTCAAATTGTAATTGCACAAATAATGACGAAACTGAAAATAATCGAAATTgtaacaatataaaatgtggGCAAAATAATAACCGAAATCAAAGCAACACATTATGTTGTATGCAAGATGGTGAATGTAAACATGTGGATGGTAATAGTAATATAGGGCATGTAAATATTAGCAATGTGCAGGTAAAAaacgaaataaaattatgtgttaataattttcatattaacGAAAATGATATGCAAGTAAACTCGATAATTGTAGAAAAGGACACTGATAAAAATTCCATCAGGAAATTAAATACTTTAAATAACAATAGCTATATCAATAATCTTATAACAAATGTTGACGATGatacatatattcataaggaaggaaatttttttttagaatgTGCGTTAACAAATTCAGAAATTAATTGTAGTTCTTTTGATATGGatatatcattaaataATGCATATGGTAACGAAGGTAATAATGACACTAAGGAATGCAGAAATTATGAAGgggataaaaaaaataatttttga